The Paenibacillus tianjinensis genome has a window encoding:
- the nifH gene encoding nitrogenase iron protein, with amino-acid sequence MRQIAFYGKGGIGKSTTSQNTLAQLATKFGQRIMIVGCDPKADSTRLILNTKAQQTVLHLAAELGSVEDLELDDVLQTGFGDIINVECGGPEPGVGCAGRGIITAINFLEQEGAYTDLDFVSYDVLGDVVCGGFAMPIRENKAQEIYIVCSGEMMAMYAANNIARGILKYATSGGVRLGGLICNSRNTDREDELIMELARRLNTQMIHFVPRDNVVQHAELRRMTVAQYNPEHKQAKEYEILAEKILNNKMLTIPTPISMEELEELLMEFGIIEDEEAAIQKLQASGQ; translated from the coding sequence ATGAGACAAATAGCTTTCTACGGTAAAGGCGGTATCGGTAAATCGACAACTTCACAAAACACCCTGGCTCAGTTAGCTACAAAGTTCGGACAACGCATTATGATCGTTGGCTGCGACCCGAAAGCAGACTCCACCCGTCTGATCCTGAATACTAAAGCTCAACAAACCGTGCTTCATCTGGCTGCAGAGCTTGGCTCGGTAGAGGATCTGGAACTGGATGATGTGCTGCAAACCGGATTTGGCGACATCATCAATGTAGAGTGCGGCGGACCAGAACCGGGCGTAGGCTGTGCAGGACGCGGAATCATTACCGCCATCAACTTCCTGGAGCAGGAAGGTGCTTACACCGATCTCGACTTCGTATCCTATGACGTACTCGGTGACGTTGTATGCGGCGGTTTCGCCATGCCGATCCGTGAGAACAAAGCGCAGGAGATCTACATTGTCTGCTCCGGGGAAATGATGGCGATGTATGCAGCCAACAACATTGCCCGCGGGATTCTGAAATATGCCACCAGCGGCGGTGTCAGACTGGGCGGCCTGATCTGCAACAGCCGTAACACAGACCGTGAAGATGAGCTGATTATGGAGCTTGCCCGCCGGCTGAATACACAAATGATTCACTTTGTGCCGCGCGACAATGTGGTTCAGCATGCCGAGCTGCGCAGAATGACCGTTGCCCAGTACAATCCGGAGCATAAGCAAGCCAAGGAATACGAAATCCTGGCTGAGAAAATTCTGAACAATAAAATGCTGACCATACCGACTCCGATTTCCATGGAAGAGCTGGAAGAGCTGCTGATGGAGTTCGGTATCATCGAGGATGAAGAAGCGGCGATCCAGAAGCTGCAGGCTTCCGGACAATAA
- the nifD gene encoding nitrogenase molybdenum-iron protein alpha chain yields the protein MGLDIEANKKLVEEVLEAYPKKAKKDREKHFQINTEEAQTCGTCALKSNIKSRPGVMTPRGCSYAGSKGVVWGPIKDMVHISHGPIGCGQYSWGTRRNYASGTLGIDNFTAMQITSDFQETDIVFGGDKKLEVIMREITEMFPLAKGISVQSECPVGLIGDDIEAVSKKMSKELEMPVVPVRCEGFRGVSQSLGHHIANDAIRDFVLGKAELAETGPYDVNIIGDYNIGGDAWASRILLEEMGLRVIAQWSGDGTLNELEIAHKAKLNLIHCHRSMNYMVEHMEKAYGIPWMEYNFFGPSKTYESLRAIAALFDETIQENCEKMIAKHKPAMDAIIHKYKPRLENKKVLLMIGGLRSRHTIGAYEDLGMDIVASGYEFAHKDDYEKTFPMMKEGTIIMDDPTAYELEELAQKMNVDLVGSGVKEKYVYHKMGVPFRQMHSWDYSGPYHGFDGFKIFAKDMDMTVNSPVWNLIQKKKTVQKEEASI from the coding sequence ATGGGACTGGATATTGAAGCGAATAAGAAGCTGGTTGAAGAAGTGCTGGAAGCCTACCCCAAAAAAGCGAAGAAAGACCGGGAAAAGCACTTTCAGATTAATACGGAAGAAGCGCAAACCTGCGGCACCTGTGCCTTGAAGTCCAATATCAAATCACGCCCCGGTGTCATGACACCGCGCGGCTGCTCTTATGCAGGCTCTAAAGGTGTGGTCTGGGGACCGATCAAGGATATGGTTCATATCAGCCATGGACCGATCGGCTGCGGACAATACAGCTGGGGAACCCGGCGTAACTATGCGAGCGGTACGCTTGGGATCGACAATTTTACCGCCATGCAGATTACAAGTGATTTCCAGGAGACGGATATCGTTTTCGGCGGCGACAAGAAGCTTGAAGTGATTATGCGTGAAATTACCGAAATGTTCCCGCTGGCCAAAGGGATCTCCGTTCAATCCGAGTGTCCGGTCGGTCTGATCGGCGATGATATTGAAGCTGTGTCCAAGAAAATGTCCAAAGAGCTGGAAATGCCGGTTGTTCCGGTACGCTGTGAAGGGTTCCGCGGAGTCAGCCAATCGCTGGGCCACCATATCGCCAATGATGCCATCCGCGATTTCGTACTCGGTAAAGCGGAGCTGGCCGAAACCGGTCCTTATGATGTCAATATTATCGGTGACTACAATATCGGCGGCGATGCCTGGGCCTCACGGATTCTGCTCGAGGAAATGGGCCTCCGTGTTATTGCCCAGTGGTCCGGTGACGGTACACTGAATGAGCTGGAGATCGCCCATAAGGCGAAGCTGAACCTGATTCACTGCCACCGTTCCATGAACTACATGGTGGAGCATATGGAGAAGGCCTACGGTATTCCGTGGATGGAGTATAACTTCTTCGGACCGTCCAAAACATATGAGAGCCTGCGTGCCATCGCCGCCTTGTTTGACGAAACGATCCAGGAAAATTGCGAGAAGATGATCGCGAAGCACAAGCCGGCAATGGATGCCATTATCCATAAATACAAACCTCGTCTTGAAAATAAAAAAGTACTCCTGATGATCGGCGGTCTGCGTTCCCGCCACACGATCGGCGCTTATGAGGATCTCGGTATGGACATCGTGGCTTCCGGTTACGAATTTGCCCATAAAGACGATTATGAGAAGACCTTCCCGATGATGAAGGAAGGAACGATCATTATGGATGATCCGACCGCCTACGAGCTGGAAGAACTAGCCCAGAAAATGAATGTCGATCTGGTAGGTTCCGGTGTTAAGGAAAAATACGTGTATCACAAAATGGGTGTTCCGTTCCGCCAGATGCACTCCTGGGATTACAGCGGTCCTTACCATGGCTTCGACGGGTTTAAGATTTTTGCCAAGGACATGGATATGACTGTAAACAGCCCGGTGTGGAATCTGATCCAGAAGAAGAAAACCGTCCAAAAAGAGGAGGCGAGCATATGA